The following are encoded together in the Gemmatimonadaceae bacterium genome:
- a CDS encoding RsmE family RNA methyltransferase has translation MVERGGGATVATFFVETAPVIGAVLVLAEAAARHARVRRLEAGDPVRLADGAGTIAAGSITRMDHRAVEVSVTACAMVERAAPLTLLVPVADRDRMLWLAEKAAEFGVTAWRPVVYARSRSVSPRGEGAGFDAKVMARMIGALEQSGGAWLPRIHAACGLDAAIDACGSAQRFVLHAGGAALTALGPFTDTAVAVGPEGGLEAEELALLEARGWRAASLGNTTLRFETAGVAAAAIVRATQGR, from the coding sequence ATGGTGGAGCGTGGCGGTGGCGCGACCGTAGCGACCTTCTTTGTCGAGACCGCGCCGGTGATCGGTGCGGTCTTGGTGCTGGCCGAAGCGGCGGCGCGGCACGCGCGCGTGCGGCGGCTCGAGGCCGGCGACCCGGTGCGTCTGGCGGATGGGGCGGGCACGATCGCCGCGGGATCCATCACGCGGATGGACCACCGGGCCGTGGAGGTGTCGGTGACGGCGTGCGCGATGGTGGAGCGGGCGGCGCCGTTGACCCTGCTCGTGCCCGTGGCCGATCGCGACCGGATGCTGTGGCTGGCCGAGAAGGCCGCCGAATTCGGCGTCACGGCATGGCGGCCCGTGGTATATGCGCGCTCGCGGAGCGTCTCGCCGCGCGGAGAGGGCGCCGGGTTCGACGCCAAGGTCATGGCGCGAATGATCGGCGCGCTGGAGCAGTCGGGCGGGGCATGGCTGCCCCGGATCCATGCGGCCTGCGGGCTCGATGCGGCGATCGATGCCTGCGGTTCCGCGCAGCGATTCGTGCTCCATGCGGGTGGCGCCGCGCTCACCGCGCTGGGCCCGTTCACCGACACGGCGGTGGCGGTGGGGCCGGAGGGCGGCCTGGAGGCCGAAGAGCTCGCGCTGCTGGAGGCGCGCGGCTGGCGCGCCGCGTCGCTGGGGAATACTACTTTGCGATTCGAGACCGCGGGCGTCGCCGCGGCGGCGATCGTCCGCGCCACGCAGGGTCGCTGA
- a CDS encoding histidine triad nucleotide-binding protein, producing the protein MSDNCLFCRIARHEIPSAVVVENEQYLAFRDVHPQAPVHILVIPKAHVESLNAVGDFAIVGKMTQLATEIAEREGIAERGYRVVMNTNADGGQSVFHLHLHLLGGRSLGWPPG; encoded by the coding sequence ATGTCCGACAACTGTCTGTTCTGCCGCATCGCGCGGCACGAGATTCCGTCCGCGGTCGTGGTGGAGAACGAGCAGTACCTGGCGTTCCGCGACGTGCACCCGCAGGCGCCGGTGCACATCCTGGTCATTCCCAAGGCCCACGTCGAATCGCTCAACGCGGTCGGCGATTTCGCGATCGTCGGCAAGATGACGCAGCTGGCCACCGAGATCGCGGAGCGGGAAGGCATCGCCGAGCGGGGGTACCGCGTGGTGATGAACACCAACGCCGACGGGGGGCAGTCGGTGTTCCACCTCCATCTGCACCTGCTGGGCGGCCGGTCGCTGGGATGGCCGCCGGGGTGA
- a CDS encoding serine/threonine-protein kinase, with protein MSTPGSPADPLFVAFQFALAGRYSIDHELGRGGMGIVYLAREVHLDRPVAIKLLPPDKASDPALRDRFLREARLAAKLSHPNIIPIHAVDDSGGFVFYAMAYVDGETLAERVRTHGPLSSSDAARIMRDAAWALAHAHSHGLVHRDVKPDNILLESGTGRVLVADFGIAAVGADAAGDGISGTPEFMSPEQVLGQELDGRSDLYGLGATTFYALTGRLPFEGKTPTEVLARQVTEPAPALSSMGIPVSRKIAALVDRCLAKDPAHRPPTGEALAEQLDAALEQRRELPVAMRAFAKDWGRLNGPGTILFPFALLGATVGVSYLFGPTAAYTTMAVVGIGTPIAYLVNAARRMLRLGFAQSDIGPAFQAELDQAREERAGQYGLGLARYEKLLRRAAQAFGITAGASAAGILASAFRPFEFPYLGIPVFSISSIGTFFATIGYLAAVQERDDADSAFWKRVWTGRIGRLLFGVARRFTGRQQVTSVMTHRATELALGLAAEHLFETLPRETRAALGNLPRVLTRLQDDAQRLRAQYNELQEALAAAPDGGAAEAYADIRAMRDTIHDKLTEAVGALETIRLNLLRLHAGSATVEGLTTHLNIAAEVSREVERLLAARDEIERHLAFPREIASTPA; from the coding sequence ATGAGCACGCCCGGCTCCCCCGCCGATCCGCTGTTCGTTGCGTTCCAGTTCGCGCTGGCCGGCCGCTATTCGATCGACCACGAACTGGGCCGCGGCGGCATGGGGATCGTCTACCTGGCCCGCGAGGTGCACCTCGACCGGCCGGTGGCCATCAAACTCCTGCCGCCGGACAAGGCCAGCGACCCCGCCCTCCGCGACCGCTTCCTGCGCGAGGCCCGACTCGCGGCCAAGCTGTCGCACCCGAACATCATCCCGATCCACGCCGTGGACGACAGTGGCGGCTTCGTGTTCTACGCCATGGCCTACGTGGACGGCGAGACGCTGGCCGAGCGCGTGCGCACCCACGGCCCCCTGTCGAGCTCCGACGCGGCCCGCATCATGCGCGACGCGGCCTGGGCACTCGCCCACGCGCATTCCCACGGACTCGTGCATCGCGATGTGAAGCCCGACAACATCCTGCTCGAGTCGGGCACGGGCCGGGTGCTGGTGGCAGACTTCGGCATCGCCGCCGTGGGCGCCGACGCCGCGGGCGACGGCATCTCGGGCACGCCGGAATTCATGAGCCCGGAGCAGGTGCTGGGCCAGGAGTTGGACGGCCGGAGCGATCTCTACGGGCTCGGCGCGACGACGTTCTACGCGCTCACCGGACGACTGCCGTTCGAGGGCAAGACCCCCACCGAGGTGCTGGCCCGGCAGGTGACAGAGCCGGCACCGGCCCTGTCGTCCATGGGTATTCCCGTATCACGAAAGATCGCCGCGCTCGTGGACCGTTGCCTGGCCAAGGACCCGGCGCACCGCCCGCCCACCGGCGAGGCGCTGGCCGAGCAGTTGGACGCGGCGCTGGAGCAACGGCGCGAGCTGCCGGTGGCGATGCGCGCCTTTGCCAAGGACTGGGGCCGCCTGAACGGGCCGGGCACGATTCTCTTTCCGTTCGCGCTGCTCGGCGCGACGGTGGGCGTGTCGTATCTGTTCGGGCCCACGGCGGCGTACACGACCATGGCCGTGGTCGGCATCGGCACGCCCATCGCGTATCTCGTGAACGCGGCGCGGCGCATGCTGCGGCTGGGGTTCGCGCAGTCCGACATCGGTCCGGCATTTCAGGCGGAACTGGACCAGGCGCGCGAGGAGCGCGCGGGCCAATATGGGCTGGGGCTGGCGCGGTACGAGAAACTCCTCCGCCGGGCGGCGCAGGCATTCGGCATCACCGCGGGGGCGTCGGCGGCGGGTATCTTGGCCTCCGCGTTTCGGCCGTTCGAGTTCCCCTACTTGGGGATCCCGGTGTTCTCCATTTCGAGCATCGGCACCTTCTTCGCGACCATCGGGTACCTGGCCGCCGTCCAGGAACGCGACGACGCCGACAGCGCCTTCTGGAAACGCGTATGGACGGGTCGCATCGGACGCCTGCTGTTCGGCGTCGCCCGGCGGTTCACGGGCCGGCAGCAGGTGACGTCGGTGATGACGCACCGCGCCACCGAACTCGCGCTCGGCCTGGCCGCCGAGCACCTGTTCGAGACCCTGCCCCGGGAGACGCGCGCGGCGCTGGGCAACCTGCCCCGCGTGCTCACGCGCCTCCAGGACGACGCGCAGCGCCTGCGCGCGCAGTACAACGAGTTGCAGGAAGCGCTGGCCGCCGCGCCCGACGGCGGCGCCGCCGAGGCCTACGCCGACATCCGCGCCATGCGCGACACCATCCACGACAAACTCACCGAGGCCGTGGGCGCGCTCGAGACCATCCGGCTCAATCTCCTGCGCCTGCACGCCGGGTCGGCCACGGTCGAGGGGCTCACCACGCACCTCAACATCGCCGCCGAGGTGTCGCGCGAGGTCGAGCGGCTGCTCGCGGCGCGCGACGAGATCGAACGGCACCTGGCGTTCCCGCGCGAGATCGCGAGCACGCCGGCCTAG
- the rpsU gene encoding 30S ribosomal protein S21 — MSEVIIHDDENFERALKRFKKKCEKAGILSDLRKHRHYEKPSERRKRKMNAAIRKNRRSRSS; from the coding sequence TTGTCGGAAGTCATCATCCACGACGATGAAAACTTCGAGCGCGCGCTCAAGCGCTTCAAGAAGAAGTGTGAGAAGGCGGGTATTCTGTCGGATCTGCGCAAGCATCGTCACTATGAGAAGCCGAGCGAGCGCCGCAAGCGCAAGATGAACGCGGCGATCCGCAAGAACCGCAGGAGCCGTTCCTCGTAA
- a CDS encoding GatB/YqeY domain-containing protein: protein MSALMARLQSDLNASRKALNKPATLLLGTIISDVKNRSIELRRDLTDDDVIEVLRRGIKRRRESIEMFTAGKRDELADKERAEVALLELYLPASIDPEEIRTAVRAAIAAGAANVGAVMAKVMPQFKGRAEGSTINAIVREELAPKE from the coding sequence ATGTCCGCCCTGATGGCTCGATTGCAGAGCGATCTCAACGCGTCGCGCAAGGCATTGAACAAGCCGGCGACGTTGTTGCTCGGAACGATCATCTCCGACGTCAAAAATCGCTCCATCGAGCTGCGCCGCGACCTCACGGACGACGACGTCATCGAGGTCCTCCGGCGAGGCATCAAGCGGCGGCGCGAGTCGATCGAGATGTTCACCGCCGGCAAGCGCGACGAGTTGGCGGACAAGGAACGCGCCGAGGTGGCACTGCTGGAACTGTACCTCCCGGCGTCGATCGATCCCGAAGAGATCCGCACCGCGGTGCGGGCCGCGATTGCGGCCGGTGCCGCCAACGTGGGCGCCGTGATGGCGAAGGTCATGCCGCAGTTCAAGGGTCGGGCCGAGGGCAGCACGATCAATGCGATCGTACGCGAGGAACTCGCCCCGAAGGAGTGA
- a CDS encoding Smr/MutS family protein has protein sequence MNAHALGVLEFPRVLDLVADRATSALGAARVRALTPVTDRPWLDAEHARVAAVRGLREGEQPWYPEPVPDAAAALTRLRVAGSRWSAAELRDGALLLRSSRRTRDALQEPRRPAVARAVLAPFVPRLVDQRAVEDAIERTFDEDGEVRDDASPELHRLRRELRKSEGELVRILERAMAQLAPHLRPVDLSITVRNGRYVIPVRREGRGAVGGIVHDASASGATLFVEPPAAVEFGNRLRELEADAQEEVERILAALTERVRPFADAMIEALAALTELDALYARARFADEFDCASATLVPAGEGFDVVRGRHPLLVAQGIPVVAFDLAMGPGERTLLVSGPNTGGKTVLLKALGLISALAQSGIPAPVGPASRIAVVDDFFADVGDEQSIEASLSTFSAHMKNLAEIVRHATPDSLVLIDELGSGTDPQEGAALGWAILEALTRRGTTTLATTHLGTLKELAGQERGVINASLQFDAVALAPTYRLVKGIPGRSYGISIARRLAMPEAIVARAEERIPQNERDTWDLLERLEARETDLEAREAETTAVLDDARRRVAELARREHAVHDRERQLERASRQEARRYLLDARQEIERAIRDLKQSGAEAVEEAGREARQRAERLATDQAQALQALDAAEARESRARRAGAGAGAAPLIAGARVAVGTLDGKPGRIIDLRDAMAVVAVGSLKLTVPVTSLAPLGDQEPPEVGVGWHGDLPEAHAPSEIDLRGMRADEAESLVMQAIDAAVRADLRMLRIIHGKGTGVLRERVAEMLKKDPRVRSFRLGAWNEGGAGVTMADLA, from the coding sequence GTGAACGCGCACGCCCTGGGGGTCCTCGAATTTCCCCGCGTCCTCGATCTGGTGGCCGATCGGGCGACGTCGGCGCTGGGCGCCGCGCGCGTGCGCGCGCTCACCCCCGTGACCGACCGCCCCTGGCTCGACGCGGAGCACGCGCGCGTGGCGGCGGTGCGTGGCCTGCGCGAGGGCGAGCAGCCCTGGTACCCGGAGCCGGTGCCCGATGCCGCGGCCGCGCTCACCCGCCTGCGCGTGGCCGGCAGCCGGTGGTCGGCCGCCGAACTGCGCGATGGCGCGCTGCTGCTGCGTTCGTCGCGGCGCACCCGCGACGCACTGCAGGAACCGAGGCGTCCCGCCGTGGCCCGCGCCGTGCTGGCGCCGTTCGTGCCCCGCCTGGTGGACCAGCGCGCCGTGGAGGACGCCATCGAGCGCACCTTCGACGAGGACGGCGAGGTCCGCGACGACGCGTCGCCGGAGCTCCACCGCCTGCGGCGCGAACTTCGCAAGTCCGAAGGCGAGCTGGTGCGGATCCTCGAACGCGCGATGGCGCAACTGGCGCCGCACCTGCGGCCCGTGGATCTCTCGATCACCGTGCGCAACGGCCGCTATGTGATTCCGGTGCGGCGCGAGGGACGCGGCGCGGTGGGCGGCATCGTCCACGATGCGTCGGCCAGCGGCGCCACGCTGTTCGTGGAGCCGCCGGCGGCGGTGGAGTTCGGCAACCGCCTGCGCGAACTCGAAGCCGACGCGCAGGAGGAAGTGGAGCGGATCCTCGCCGCGCTCACCGAGCGCGTGCGCCCGTTCGCCGACGCCATGATCGAGGCCCTCGCCGCCCTCACCGAGCTCGATGCGCTCTACGCGCGGGCGCGCTTCGCCGACGAATTCGACTGCGCGAGCGCCACGCTCGTGCCCGCCGGCGAGGGATTCGACGTCGTGCGGGGCCGCCACCCGCTGCTCGTGGCGCAGGGCATCCCGGTGGTCGCGTTCGATCTGGCCATGGGGCCCGGGGAGCGCACGCTGCTCGTATCCGGCCCCAACACGGGCGGCAAGACGGTGTTGCTCAAGGCGCTGGGGCTCATCTCGGCGCTCGCCCAGAGCGGCATCCCGGCGCCCGTGGGGCCGGCATCGCGCATCGCCGTGGTGGACGACTTCTTCGCCGACGTGGGCGACGAGCAGTCCATCGAGGCCAGCCTGTCCACGTTCAGCGCCCACATGAAGAACCTGGCCGAGATCGTGCGCCACGCCACGCCCGACTCGCTGGTGCTGATCGACGAACTGGGCTCGGGCACCGATCCGCAGGAGGGCGCGGCGCTCGGCTGGGCGATTCTCGAGGCGCTCACGCGCCGCGGCACCACGACGCTGGCCACCACCCATCTGGGGACGCTCAAGGAGTTGGCGGGCCAGGAACGCGGCGTCATCAACGCGTCGCTGCAGTTCGACGCCGTGGCGCTCGCGCCCACCTACCGTCTCGTGAAGGGCATCCCCGGGCGCTCGTACGGCATCAGCATCGCGCGCCGTCTCGCGATGCCCGAAGCCATCGTGGCGCGCGCCGAGGAACGCATCCCGCAGAACGAGCGCGACACGTGGGACCTGCTCGAACGCCTCGAAGCGCGCGAGACGGACCTCGAGGCGCGCGAAGCGGAGACCACGGCCGTGCTCGACGACGCGCGGCGTCGCGTGGCGGAGCTGGCCCGTCGGGAGCACGCGGTGCACGATCGCGAACGCCAACTCGAGCGCGCGTCGCGCCAGGAGGCGCGGCGCTATCTGCTCGATGCGCGCCAGGAGATCGAGCGCGCGATCCGCGATCTCAAGCAGTCGGGCGCCGAGGCGGTGGAGGAGGCGGGACGCGAGGCGCGGCAGCGCGCCGAGCGCCTGGCCACCGACCAGGCGCAGGCGCTGCAGGCACTCGATGCGGCCGAGGCGCGGGAGTCGCGCGCGCGGCGGGCGGGGGCAGGCGCCGGCGCGGCGCCGCTCATCGCCGGGGCGCGTGTGGCGGTGGGCACGCTGGACGGGAAGCCGGGCCGGATCATCGATCTCCGCGACGCCATGGCGGTGGTGGCGGTGGGGTCGCTGAAGCTCACCGTCCCCGTGACCTCGCTGGCCCCGTTGGGGGACCAGGAGCCGCCGGAGGTGGGGGTGGGCTGGCACGGTGACCTCCCCGAAGCGCATGCGCCGAGCGAGATTGATCTGCGAGGGATGCGAGCCGATGAAGCGGAGAGCCTGGTCATGCAAGCGATCGATGCGGCGGTGCGCGCCGACCTGCGGATGCTCCGCATCATCCACGGCAAGGGCACGGGCGTGCTGCGCGAGCGCGTGGCCGAGATGCTGAAGAAGGATCCGCGCGTGCGGAGCTTCCGCCTGGGCGCCTGGAACGAGGGCGGGGCGGGCGTCACGATGGCCGATCTCGCATGA
- the dnaG gene encoding DNA primase encodes MIPDDVVERVAEAADIVQIIGEHVKLKRVGTRWRGPCPFHQGTHPNFSVTPGGGYRCFSCGETGSVFTFVQKRLGLDFAEAVKYVGEKSGVEVREMARRREGPDPREPLWEVNAAAADYFRRMLWENEMGAAAREYLAQRDVNQEQADPFSLGFAPREIGLMRAHLQTLGFDDARQLEAGLLVKKEDVEEPRPRFRGRLMFPILDVQGRVIAFGGRIIGQGEPKYLNSAESPTFVKGRTLYGLSWAKNAIRRTDRVILVEGYFDCVRLMMAGLDEVVAPLGTALTEPQADLLRRYTKNVFLLYDSDSAGLKATFRAGDELLRLGMAVQVVTLPDGEDPDTFVKAHGKDRLEEHITHAIDVFERKIQILERHGSFADLRRKRQALDKLLPTLRAVSDPITRDLYVARTAEVAGVSRELLEREIGHAADTSRGSPPEPPPPDDFDTSRQPEPPRRMPRRDVRRTPGVRTEWELVHVMLHQRTYVESVAERIGPEEFREPALRAIYARLVSTSADATVDDLAAGLDEDASAMLESLLAEVGGLEDVGRTIQDCLATLQIQQLHEAMREIDRQLPLAAGSEQDELMLRKKQLSDEWRSLGGRGWKSFGGTRS; translated from the coding sequence ATGATCCCCGACGACGTCGTGGAGCGCGTGGCCGAGGCGGCCGACATCGTGCAGATCATCGGCGAGCACGTGAAGCTCAAGCGCGTGGGCACGCGATGGCGCGGGCCCTGTCCGTTCCACCAGGGCACGCACCCGAACTTCTCGGTCACGCCGGGCGGCGGCTACCGGTGCTTCTCGTGCGGCGAGACGGGCAGCGTGTTCACGTTCGTGCAGAAGCGGCTGGGGCTCGACTTTGCCGAGGCGGTGAAGTACGTGGGCGAGAAGTCGGGGGTCGAGGTGCGCGAGATGGCGCGGCGGCGCGAAGGGCCGGACCCCCGCGAGCCCCTGTGGGAGGTGAATGCGGCGGCGGCCGACTATTTCCGCCGCATGCTGTGGGAGAACGAGATGGGCGCCGCCGCCCGCGAGTATCTGGCGCAGCGCGACGTGAACCAGGAGCAGGCCGACCCGTTCTCCCTGGGCTTCGCGCCGCGCGAGATCGGGCTCATGCGTGCCCACCTGCAGACGCTGGGCTTCGACGACGCGCGCCAGCTCGAAGCCGGATTGCTCGTGAAGAAGGAGGACGTCGAGGAACCGCGTCCGCGGTTCCGGGGGCGGCTGATGTTCCCGATCCTCGACGTGCAGGGGCGGGTGATCGCGTTCGGCGGCCGGATCATCGGCCAGGGCGAGCCCAAGTATCTGAACTCGGCCGAGTCTCCCACGTTCGTGAAGGGCCGCACGCTCTACGGCCTGTCATGGGCCAAGAATGCGATCCGTCGTACCGACCGCGTGATCCTCGTCGAGGGCTACTTCGACTGCGTGCGCCTGATGATGGCCGGACTGGACGAGGTCGTCGCCCCGCTGGGCACGGCCCTCACCGAGCCGCAGGCGGATCTCCTGCGCCGGTACACCAAGAACGTCTTCCTGCTCTACGACAGCGACAGCGCCGGGCTCAAGGCCACCTTCCGCGCCGGCGACGAACTGCTGCGCCTGGGGATGGCGGTGCAGGTCGTGACCCTGCCCGACGGCGAGGACCCCGACACGTTCGTCAAGGCGCACGGCAAGGACCGGCTCGAGGAACACATCACCCACGCGATCGACGTCTTCGAACGGAAGATCCAGATTCTCGAACGGCACGGGTCGTTCGCCGATCTTCGGCGCAAGCGCCAGGCGCTGGACAAGCTGCTGCCCACGCTGCGCGCCGTGTCCGATCCGATCACGCGGGACCTGTACGTGGCCCGCACGGCCGAGGTGGCGGGCGTGAGCCGCGAACTGCTGGAGCGGGAGATCGGGCATGCCGCCGACACGTCCCGTGGGTCGCCGCCGGAGCCGCCGCCGCCGGATGATTTCGACACGTCCCGCCAGCCCGAACCGCCGCGGCGCATGCCGCGCCGTGACGTCCGGCGGACCCCAGGGGTTAGGACAGAGTGGGAACTCGTGCATGTGATGTTGCATCAACGGACGTATGTTGAATCGGTGGCGGAGCGCATCGGACCCGAGGAATTCCGGGAACCCGCGCTGCGCGCGATCTACGCCAGGCTCGTCTCCACCTCGGCCGATGCCACGGTGGACGACCTCGCGGCGGGACTCGATGAGGATGCGAGCGCGATGCTCGAATCGCTTCTCGCCGAGGTGGGAGGGTTGGAGGATGTCGGACGTACCATCCAGGATTGCTTGGCCACGCTGCAGATCCAGCAGCTGCATGAAGCGATGCGGGAAATCGACCGCCAGCTTCCGCTGGCGGCAGGCTCGGAGCAGGACGAGCTGATGCTGCGCAAGAAACAACTGTCGGACGAGTGGCGCTCACTGGGCGGGCGCGGCTGGAAGTCGTTCGGCGGGACACGCTCATGA
- the recJ gene encoding single-stranded-DNA-specific exonuclease RecJ yields the protein MTPPDTRLRPRSRWVMPPDPDPDAVAALAEALRLPDAVCRLVVGRGYADPELAKRFLRPRLEHLHEPSTLLDLDRAVERLVQAIRAGETILVHGDYDVDGMCSTTIMVKTLRSLGGRAEPFIPQRLKDGYDLTDVGVRAALDIGARVVVTCDCGTSAVGPVTALQDAGVDVIITDHHLPGGPLPPAFAVINPKRAGCPSVDKDLAAVGVAFKLALALVRAFGASENRVLELLDLVALATVADIAPLRGENRVLVRYGLRLLSDTRNVGLRALIRAAGLDHKPLTAGRVGYILAPRLNAVGRLDRALRGVELLMTESEADANRLARDFEELNARRQEIDRRTLDEARRMVERLDLDATYGLVLAGEGWHAGVIGIVASRLVEEFGRPTILIALDGDEGKGSGRSISPFDLHAGIGECRDLLIRFGGHRAAAGVTIARDQVPAFAERFNAVARRSLSADDLVPEIRADLELPFDAATEDLEALLRHLEPFGAGNPAPVLVSRGVTLAGPPRTVGKDGLRLLLKSGGHSLTAIGWGMGPRRGELDVGRPVDVAFRLDRDEWNGESRLQARLADFQG from the coding sequence GTGACTCCTCCTGACACCCGGCTGCGCCCTCGCAGCCGCTGGGTGATGCCGCCCGACCCTGATCCCGATGCCGTGGCGGCGCTCGCGGAAGCGCTGCGCCTTCCGGACGCCGTGTGCCGGCTGGTCGTGGGCCGCGGCTACGCCGATCCGGAGCTTGCCAAGCGGTTCCTCCGGCCACGGCTGGAACACCTGCACGAGCCGTCCACCCTCCTCGACCTCGATCGAGCGGTCGAACGCCTGGTCCAGGCCATCCGGGCCGGCGAGACCATCCTCGTCCATGGGGACTACGACGTGGACGGGATGTGCTCCACGACGATCATGGTCAAGACCCTGCGCTCGCTCGGCGGCCGCGCCGAGCCCTTCATCCCGCAGCGGCTCAAGGACGGCTACGATCTCACCGACGTCGGCGTGCGCGCCGCCCTGGACATCGGCGCGCGGGTCGTGGTCACCTGCGACTGCGGCACCAGCGCCGTGGGGCCGGTGACCGCGCTGCAGGACGCCGGCGTGGACGTGATCATCACGGACCACCACCTGCCCGGCGGCCCACTGCCGCCGGCCTTCGCCGTGATCAATCCCAAGCGGGCCGGCTGCCCCTCGGTGGACAAGGACCTGGCCGCCGTCGGCGTGGCGTTCAAGCTCGCGCTCGCCCTCGTGCGCGCGTTCGGCGCCAGCGAGAACCGCGTGCTCGAGCTGCTCGACCTCGTGGCCCTGGCCACGGTGGCCGACATCGCGCCGCTGCGGGGCGAGAACCGGGTGCTCGTGCGCTACGGACTGCGGTTGCTCTCGGACACCCGCAACGTTGGCCTGCGCGCCCTCATCCGCGCGGCGGGCCTCGACCACAAGCCCCTCACCGCCGGCCGCGTGGGGTACATCCTCGCGCCGCGGCTCAACGCCGTCGGACGCCTCGACCGGGCGCTGCGCGGCGTCGAACTGCTCATGACCGAGAGCGAGGCCGACGCCAACCGGCTGGCGCGGGACTTCGAGGAACTGAACGCGCGGCGCCAGGAGATCGATCGCCGGACGCTCGACGAGGCGCGGCGCATGGTCGAGCGCCTGGACCTCGACGCGACGTACGGCCTCGTGCTGGCGGGTGAGGGATGGCACGCCGGCGTGATCGGCATCGTGGCGTCGCGCCTGGTCGAGGAGTTCGGGCGTCCCACGATCCTGATCGCGCTCGACGGGGACGAAGGCAAGGGATCGGGGCGGTCCATCTCGCCGTTCGACCTCCATGCCGGAATCGGCGAGTGCCGCGACCTGCTCATCCGGTTTGGCGGCCACCGCGCCGCGGCCGGCGTGACGATCGCTCGCGACCAGGTGCCGGCGTTCGCCGAGCGCTTCAACGCCGTGGCGCGGCGGTCGTTGTCGGCCGACGACCTGGTGCCGGAGATCCGCGCCGATCTCGAGCTGCCGTTCGATGCGGCCACCGAGGATCTGGAGGCGCTGCTGCGCCACCTGGAGCCGTTCGGCGCCGGCAATCCCGCGCCGGTGCTCGTGTCGCGCGGCGTGACGCTGGCGGGGCCGCCGCGCACGGTGGGCAAGGACGGGCTTCGGCTCCTGCTCAAGAGCGGCGGCCACTCACTGACGGCGATCGGATGGGGCATGGGCCCGCGGCGGGGCGAGCTGGACGTGGGACGTCCGGTGGACGTGGCGTTCCGCCTCGATCGCGACGAGTGGAACGGGGAGTCGCGCCTGCAGGCACGCCTCGCGGACTTCCAGGGCTGA
- the rsmD gene encoding 16S rRNA (guanine(966)-N(2))-methyltransferase RsmD, with amino-acid sequence MRIVAGKWRGRRIKAADDERVRPTADRVREAWMSIMSPWLPDARVLDLFAGSGALGLEALSRGAAEAHLVESAAPCLRAIRENADALGAGDAAVIHRADALQFAAGLEPHAFDVAFADPPYGQGLASRVAEAWLAVPFADLLGVEHRRDEVLPGEGTRRVYGDTVITIFRAE; translated from the coding sequence GTGCGCATCGTGGCCGGCAAGTGGCGCGGGCGCCGCATCAAGGCGGCGGATGACGAGCGGGTGCGCCCCACGGCCGACCGCGTGCGCGAAGCGTGGATGAGCATCATGAGCCCGTGGCTTCCCGATGCGCGCGTGCTCGACCTGTTCGCCGGCTCGGGCGCGTTGGGGCTCGAGGCGCTCTCGCGCGGGGCGGCCGAGGCCCACCTGGTGGAGAGTGCGGCGCCCTGCCTGCGGGCCATCCGGGAGAACGCCGATGCGCTGGGAGCGGGCGATGCGGCGGTGATCCACCGGGCCGATGCCCTGCAATTCGCGGCCGGGCTGGAGCCGCACGCCTTCGACGTCGCGTTCGCGGATCCGCCGTACGGCCAGGGGCTGGCCTCGCGCGTGGCCGAGGCCTGGCTCGCCGTCCCGTTCGCCGACCTGCTCGGCGTGGAGCACCGCCGGGACGAGGTGCTGCCGGGCGAGGGAACGCGGCGCGTGTACGGCGACACCGTGATCACGATCTTCCGGGCCGAGTGA
- the coaD gene encoding pantetheine-phosphate adenylyltransferase: MTRIAIYAGSFDPVTRGHEDLMLRSLGFVDRLIVAVATNVAKEPLFSVAERMALIRESVGDEPRIDVREFSGLLVDFARDAGATLFIRGLRAVSDFEYEYQMALMNRHLSPNLETVFMVPSLDTTYISASLVREIARFGGDVSGLVHPSAAAALRRKFAGR; this comes from the coding sequence ATGACGCGCATCGCCATCTACGCCGGCAGTTTCGACCCGGTCACGCGGGGCCACGAAGACCTGATGCTGCGCAGCCTCGGGTTCGTGGACCGGCTGATCGTGGCCGTGGCCACGAACGTGGCCAAGGAGCCGCTGTTCTCCGTGGCCGAACGCATGGCGCTCATCCGCGAGTCGGTGGGCGACGAGCCGCGCATCGACGTGCGCGAATTCTCGGGGCTCCTCGTGGACTTCGCGCGGGACGCCGGCGCCACGCTGTTCATTCGCGGCCTGCGCGCCGTGAGTGATTTCGAATACGAGTACCAGATGGCGCTCATGAACCGGCATCTCTCGCCGAATCTCGAGACGGTGTTCATGGTCCCGTCGCTCGACACGACGTACATCAGCGCCAGCCTGGTGCGCGAGATCGCGCGGTTCGGCGGCGACGTGAGCGGCCTCGTGCACCCGTCGGCGGCCGCGGCCCTGCGCCGGAAGTTCGCGGGGCGATGA